One segment of Panicum virgatum strain AP13 chromosome 3K, P.virgatum_v5, whole genome shotgun sequence DNA contains the following:
- the LOC120699293 gene encoding uncharacterized protein LOC120699293, which yields MEYRAARRRHVPAFGEWNYRCSPCSPDEAPPGAAAAGWWCSPEPAGARSDAAACFRYSPRSRPPPPPAAHRKARRPEEIKRPQYCSAGSGKGSGVAVAARVREEPAGAGADVVVVARPAARASRRVVRPVDEDLYQVTSPEFVVSTRRRPRQKRAARSRWMGCLGGLGCIA from the exons cgtGCCGGCGTTCGGGGAGTGGAACTACCGCTGCTCGCCCTGCTCCCCGGACGAGGccccgccgggcgccgccgcggccgggtggtggtgctcgccggagccggcggGGGCTcgcagcgacgccgccgcctgcttccGCTACTCGCCGcgcagcaggccgccgccgccgccggcggcgcacagGAAGGCCAGGAGGCCGGAGGAGATCAAGCGGCCGCAGTACTGCAGCGCCGGCAGCGGGAAGGGGAGCGGtgtggccgtggcggcgcgggTGAGGGAggagcccgccggcgccggcgccgacgtggtggtggtggcgcgcccggcggccagGGCCTCCCGCCGTGTGGTCCGGCCCGTGGACGAGGACCTGTACCAGGTGACCTCGCCGGAGTTCGTCGTTtccacccgccgccggccgcggcag AAGAGAGCGGCGAGGAGCCGGTGGATGGGTTGCCTGGGCGGCCTCGGCTGCATCGCCTGA